One window from the genome of Candidatus Synechococcus calcipolaris G9 encodes:
- a CDS encoding Rrf2 family transcriptional regulator yields MELSSKSEYALLALLEMSEAYRKEEPMQIRQIAAMHNIPDRYLEQLLATLRRQGLIRSQRGARGGYLLAKAPWHVTLLDVLDCIEGVDTTPTHPATHSEDLERSVIRAAWQEACQAANTVLENYTLQDLCDRRRSKKQLDIMYYI; encoded by the coding sequence GTGGAACTATCCTCTAAAAGCGAGTATGCTCTTTTGGCCCTCCTGGAAATGTCTGAGGCCTATCGCAAAGAAGAGCCGATGCAAATCCGTCAAATTGCTGCTATGCACAATATTCCCGATCGCTACCTAGAGCAATTATTGGCAACTCTGCGGCGGCAAGGGTTAATTCGCAGTCAGCGGGGGGCAAGGGGGGGCTATCTTTTGGCCAAAGCTCCTTGGCATGTCACCCTCTTGGATGTCCTAGATTGTATTGAGGGGGTGGATACGACCCCTACCCATCCTGCAACCCACAGTGAAGACCTAGAGCGCAGTGTAATTCGAGCGGCCTGGCAAGAAGCCTGTCAAGCAGCTAATACGGTCTTAGAAAACTATACGCTTCAGGATCTGTGCGATCGCCGCCGCAGCAAAAAACAACTCGATATTATGTATTACATTTAA